A portion of the Rhodococcus pseudokoreensis genome contains these proteins:
- a CDS encoding acyltransferase family protein produces the protein MSTVASPEQRGRSGDHPQARDRTAGTVFRTDIEGLRAVAVLAVVFFHAGVPGIDGGFAGVDIFFVVSGFLITGLLWRDVASTGRVGLAEFYGARARRLLPAGCVVLVATAIGAALLLPPLQARAVLGDGIASALYVGNYRLALHGTDYLAADTPPSPFQHYWSLGVEEQFYLLWPALIIGVAWLVRRRTRRRRGPNSAPSTTPYLVVLAVVAAVSFAVSLDWTRTLPPWAFFSLPARAWELAAGGLVALSVRHWRRLPPVVAAAAGWAGLALIVFACLRLGEKTPYPGTAALLPVLGTVLVIGAGCAAPRLGVGRGLSLPPMRAVGRVSYSWYLWHWPVLLFAPIVLGRSLDLTDRLGMVMVSAGLAGLTLALVENPVRFAAPLRLSASRSLVLGGAVTAAAVCAALVLLVARPVPVGHGAAAAALTVSAPVELATPASDPRDAAVHDMTAQVQAAVAESAGLQAVPSNLSPPLADAPADKPAVFVNGCVRSWLEVGQDECASGDVTSATTVALVGDSHAAMWAPAFEAAAEQQHWRLETMGKVTCPLLDLPLTSPYLGREYSECEQWRGEILDRLRAERPQLVVLSMSRRYGADFGFSVYGGPWLDSLTRLVTELRATGAAVLVLGPVPDPQSTVPTCLSAHLDDATACSPPRPVAVDDAGVAAEAAATAAGGGRYADLTTLFCTAERCPVVVGNDLVYRDDNHLTLEHAQALSPVIAALADRALAPG, from the coding sequence ATGAGTACCGTCGCCAGTCCGGAACAACGGGGCCGATCCGGTGACCACCCTCAGGCCCGTGACCGGACCGCGGGAACCGTGTTCCGTACGGACATCGAGGGTCTGCGGGCCGTCGCGGTGCTGGCCGTGGTCTTCTTTCACGCGGGTGTGCCCGGCATCGACGGCGGGTTCGCCGGTGTCGACATCTTCTTCGTCGTCTCCGGGTTTCTCATCACCGGGCTGCTGTGGCGGGACGTAGCGTCCACCGGCCGCGTGGGGCTGGCCGAGTTCTACGGTGCCCGTGCCCGGCGGCTGCTGCCCGCCGGGTGCGTCGTGCTGGTGGCCACCGCGATCGGCGCCGCCCTGCTCCTTCCCCCGCTGCAGGCCCGCGCGGTCCTCGGCGACGGCATCGCCAGCGCGCTCTACGTCGGCAACTACCGGCTTGCGCTGCACGGCACCGACTATTTGGCCGCAGACACACCCCCGTCACCGTTCCAGCACTACTGGTCGCTCGGCGTCGAAGAGCAGTTCTACCTGCTGTGGCCTGCACTGATCATCGGGGTCGCCTGGCTCGTGCGGCGCCGAACACGACGACGCCGCGGCCCGAATAGCGCACCGTCGACCACCCCGTATCTGGTAGTCCTCGCGGTGGTCGCGGCGGTGTCGTTCGCGGTCTCTCTCGACTGGACCCGCACGCTGCCGCCGTGGGCGTTCTTCTCGCTGCCCGCCCGCGCCTGGGAGCTGGCCGCCGGCGGGTTGGTCGCGCTGTCGGTTCGGCACTGGCGGCGGCTGCCGCCTGTGGTCGCTGCGGCCGCCGGATGGGCGGGTCTCGCACTGATCGTCTTCGCCTGTCTTCGGCTGGGCGAGAAGACGCCCTACCCCGGCACCGCCGCGCTGCTGCCCGTTCTCGGCACAGTACTGGTGATCGGAGCGGGCTGTGCCGCACCGCGGCTGGGAGTCGGCCGGGGCCTGTCCCTGCCGCCGATGCGGGCGGTCGGGCGGGTGTCCTATTCCTGGTATCTCTGGCACTGGCCGGTGCTGCTGTTCGCGCCGATCGTGCTCGGCCGCTCTCTCGATCTGACCGATCGGCTGGGGATGGTCATGGTGTCCGCAGGCCTGGCCGGACTGACACTGGCCCTGGTCGAGAACCCGGTCCGCTTCGCGGCTCCGCTGCGTCTCTCGGCCTCGCGCAGCCTCGTCCTCGGCGGAGCCGTCACCGCCGCCGCCGTCTGTGCGGCACTGGTGCTGCTGGTGGCGCGGCCGGTCCCGGTCGGACACGGCGCCGCCGCAGCAGCCCTCACCGTCTCGGCGCCGGTCGAATTGGCCACTCCCGCAAGCGATCCGCGTGACGCGGCGGTGCACGACATGACGGCGCAGGTGCAGGCGGCGGTCGCGGAATCGGCAGGACTGCAGGCGGTCCCGTCGAATCTGTCGCCACCGCTCGCCGACGCACCGGCAGACAAGCCCGCGGTGTTCGTCAACGGCTGTGTGCGGTCATGGCTCGAGGTGGGGCAGGACGAGTGCGCGTCGGGTGACGTGACGTCCGCGACGACGGTGGCGCTCGTCGGGGATTCGCATGCCGCGATGTGGGCCCCGGCGTTCGAAGCGGCCGCCGAACAGCAGCATTGGCGGCTGGAGACGATGGGCAAGGTCACCTGCCCACTCCTCGACCTTCCCCTCACCAGCCCCTACCTCGGGCGGGAATACAGCGAGTGCGAGCAGTGGCGCGGCGAGATCCTCGACCGGCTGCGGGCCGAGCGGCCACAATTGGTCGTGCTGAGCATGTCCCGGCGGTACGGCGCCGATTTCGGTTTCAGCGTGTACGGCGGGCCCTGGCTCGACAGCCTGACCCGGCTGGTCACGGAACTCCGGGCCACGGGTGCGGCCGTCCTGGTCCTCGGGCCCGTCCCGGATCCGCAGTCGACAGTGCCGACGTGCCTGTCCGCACACCTCGACGACGCGACTGCCTGCTCGCCGCCGCGGCCCGTCGCGGTCGACGACGCCGGGGTCGCGGCCGAGGCGGCGGCCACCGCGGCAGGCGGCGGACGGTACGCCGATCTGACCACCCTGTTCTGCACCGCCGAGCGCTGCCCGGTGGTCGTCGGCAACGACCTCGTGTACCGCGACGACAACCACCTGACGCTCGAACACGCGCAGGCACTCTCCCCCGTGATCGCCGCGCTGGCCGACCGCGCACTCGCGCCGGGCTGA
- a CDS encoding Rieske (2Fe-2S) protein: MTALIEGPAEVAVGPVSDLTPGEGRTYVVQNRQVAVFLLSDGTVRAMDAVCPHKGGPLADGQIDATGVMCPLHQYAFAFDTGACGSEGVGSVRTYPASVRDGSVVVHV, from the coding sequence ATGACCGCCCTGATCGAGGGGCCCGCCGAGGTGGCAGTGGGGCCGGTCAGCGACCTGACCCCGGGCGAGGGCCGGACCTACGTCGTGCAGAACCGGCAGGTGGCCGTATTCCTGCTGTCGGACGGCACCGTTCGGGCCATGGACGCGGTGTGCCCGCACAAGGGCGGCCCCCTCGCCGACGGGCAGATCGACGCCACCGGCGTTATGTGCCCGCTCCACCAGTACGCGTTCGCCTTCGACACGGGCGCCTGCGGATCCGAGGGTGTGGGCTCGGTCCGCACCTACCCCGCGTCGGTCCGCGACGGGTCGGTCGTCGTGCACGTGTGA
- the nirB gene encoding nitrite reductase large subunit NirB: MAHTPSSSKLLVVGNGMAGARTVEEILNRGGRERFEITMIGDEPYGNYNRIMLSHVLSGEAAVDDEDLILNPVGWYTANGVKLHAGDRAVALDRFAKTVTCESGRVVDYDVLIVATGSNTFFPNMDGLREHDGRLARGVFGFRNIADTNGMLQMAQARDDVSAVVIGGGLLGLEAAYGLRTQGLTVDVVHSPGHLMNQQLDERGGSVLRAEIEKLGVGVHTSMRTTAVLRDDAGLVTGVSFVDGSTLDADMVVVTAGIRPNTELARAAGLVVERGIVVDDQMRCEDEGSVYAVGECAQHRGETYGLVAPVWEQAVILADVLTGSDPEAAYVGTRTTTQLKVAGVDVAAMGVKGPETADDEFVQYYEPRSGTYKSLVVRDGKLIGATLMGDISKAGFLTQAFDGKVPLPEERISMLFDVGAPGAATSVADLPDELQVCNCNGVSKGDLVACVHSGAKTLTDVCARTRAGKGCGSCKGLVADIVACAAGGELEADPSADWYVPCIPMSKPELIATIRERDLRAVSRVFAELATDAKEDASAKMPLASLLRTIWGPDWVDERGALFINDRVHANIQRDGTFSVVPQMKGGVTTPDQLRRIADVADKYGVPLVKVTGGQRIDLLGIKKEDLPKVWGDLDMPSGFAYGKSMRTVKTCVGTDFCRYGLGDSTSLGIALEERFQGLETPAKLKLAVAGCPRNCSEALCKDFGVVAVGDGRWDIYIGGAAGAHIRKGDLLATVESPDAVIELGGRFIQYYRENAKWLERTYDFVPRVGLEHLQALLVRDEEDIVTGLDERIQTAVDGYRDPWTERSAPKSPAQFAPSLPLLPLPQVPVR; the protein is encoded by the coding sequence ATGGCCCACACACCGAGTTCGAGCAAGCTGCTGGTCGTCGGCAACGGTATGGCCGGCGCCCGCACCGTCGAGGAGATCCTGAACCGTGGCGGGCGCGAGCGGTTCGAGATCACCATGATCGGCGACGAGCCGTACGGCAACTACAACCGGATCATGCTCTCGCACGTGCTGTCCGGAGAGGCGGCCGTCGACGACGAGGACCTGATCCTCAACCCCGTGGGCTGGTACACGGCGAACGGTGTGAAACTCCACGCCGGTGATCGCGCGGTCGCGCTCGACCGGTTCGCGAAGACCGTCACCTGCGAGAGCGGCCGCGTCGTCGACTACGACGTGCTGATCGTCGCCACGGGAAGCAACACGTTCTTTCCCAACATGGACGGTCTGCGGGAGCACGACGGGCGCCTGGCCCGCGGGGTGTTCGGATTCCGCAACATCGCCGACACCAACGGCATGCTGCAGATGGCGCAGGCACGCGACGACGTGTCCGCGGTGGTGATCGGCGGCGGTCTGCTCGGGCTCGAGGCCGCGTACGGGCTGCGGACGCAGGGGCTCACCGTCGACGTCGTGCACTCCCCCGGGCACCTGATGAATCAGCAACTCGACGAGCGCGGCGGCAGCGTCCTGCGCGCCGAGATCGAGAAACTCGGCGTCGGCGTCCACACCTCGATGCGGACCACCGCCGTGCTGCGCGACGACGCCGGCCTGGTGACCGGGGTGTCGTTCGTCGACGGCTCCACGCTGGACGCCGACATGGTGGTCGTCACCGCCGGAATCCGGCCCAACACCGAACTGGCGCGGGCCGCCGGTCTGGTGGTCGAGCGCGGGATCGTCGTAGACGACCAGATGCGCTGCGAGGACGAGGGTTCCGTGTACGCCGTCGGCGAGTGCGCGCAGCACCGCGGCGAGACGTACGGCCTCGTCGCCCCGGTGTGGGAGCAGGCGGTCATCCTCGCGGACGTGCTCACCGGGTCCGATCCGGAAGCCGCCTACGTCGGTACGCGCACCACCACCCAGCTGAAGGTCGCCGGGGTGGACGTGGCCGCGATGGGCGTCAAGGGCCCGGAGACCGCGGACGACGAGTTCGTCCAGTACTACGAACCGCGCAGCGGCACGTACAAGAGCCTCGTCGTCCGGGACGGAAAGCTGATCGGCGCCACCCTGATGGGCGACATCAGCAAGGCTGGCTTCCTCACGCAGGCGTTCGATGGCAAGGTGCCTCTGCCCGAAGAACGAATCAGCATGCTCTTCGACGTCGGAGCCCCCGGCGCCGCGACGAGTGTCGCCGACCTTCCCGACGAACTGCAGGTGTGCAACTGCAACGGCGTCAGCAAGGGCGACCTGGTGGCCTGCGTCCACTCCGGCGCCAAGACCCTCACCGACGTCTGTGCCAGGACCCGCGCGGGCAAGGGCTGCGGGTCGTGCAAGGGACTCGTCGCCGACATCGTGGCCTGCGCCGCGGGCGGCGAACTCGAGGCCGACCCGTCCGCCGACTGGTACGTGCCGTGCATCCCGATGAGCAAGCCGGAACTCATCGCGACCATCCGGGAACGCGATCTCCGCGCTGTGTCCCGGGTGTTCGCCGAACTCGCGACGGACGCGAAGGAGGACGCGTCCGCGAAGATGCCGCTCGCGTCGCTGCTCCGCACGATCTGGGGTCCCGATTGGGTGGACGAGCGCGGTGCGCTGTTCATCAACGACCGTGTGCACGCCAACATCCAGCGCGACGGCACGTTCTCGGTGGTCCCGCAGATGAAGGGCGGCGTCACCACGCCGGATCAGCTTCGCAGGATCGCCGACGTCGCCGACAAGTACGGCGTGCCGCTCGTGAAGGTCACCGGCGGGCAGCGCATCGACCTGCTCGGCATCAAGAAGGAGGACCTCCCCAAAGTGTGGGGCGACCTCGACATGCCGTCCGGGTTCGCGTACGGCAAGAGCATGCGCACGGTGAAGACGTGCGTCGGAACCGATTTCTGCCGCTACGGTCTCGGCGATTCGACGAGCCTCGGCATCGCACTCGAGGAGCGGTTCCAAGGCCTGGAGACGCCCGCGAAACTGAAACTCGCGGTCGCCGGGTGCCCCCGCAACTGCTCGGAAGCTCTGTGCAAGGACTTCGGTGTGGTCGCGGTCGGCGACGGCCGCTGGGACATCTACATCGGCGGCGCCGCCGGCGCCCACATCCGCAAGGGCGATCTGCTGGCCACGGTCGAATCACCGGACGCCGTGATCGAACTCGGCGGGCGATTCATCCAGTACTACCGCGAGAACGCGAAATGGCTCGAACGCACCTACGACTTCGTGCCGCGGGTGGGGCTCGAACATCTTCAGGCGCTACTGGTCCGAGACGAGGAGGACATCGTGACGGGATTGGACGAGCGGATCCAGACGGCAGTCGACGGCTACCGGGATCCCTGGACGGAGCGCAGCGCACCGAAGTCGCCCGCACAGTTCGCTCCCTCGCTGCCGCTGCTGCCGCTCCCCCAGGTGCCGGTCCGATGA
- a CDS encoding MFS transporter: MTKNSSESLRSSLQRTALYAGGFLGPFGGGVVASILPEIGDDLGVSASAAAGSLTAYLLPFALLMLVSGTLGARWGQMRTVRIAYGVYLLSSLACFAAPTLPLFLGARVLQGCSNSFTTPLLLAALAASTPKKHLGRALGIFGAFQAAGQSSAPLVGGLAAEVDWRLAFLVIALVAAVLGLVGVPDSPPAEPGAARPRLRDALTPSVLRIGVVALLGWGALGGLSFLVAFRAEDVFGLSPTQRGLLLTGFGVAGILTARLVGGVIDKIGARAAVLIGAFGGAALVAAAGTVSLLAVVAVAWFAAGTAGQFILVGVNAAVLGSPGPNRGGAVSVVQALRFTGNALAPITLTPVYAVSPAAGFLLPALLLAVLAPLLMPRDRPPV; encoded by the coding sequence GTGACGAAGAACTCGTCCGAGTCGCTTCGTTCCTCGCTCCAGCGCACGGCGCTCTACGCCGGTGGTTTCCTCGGCCCCTTCGGCGGCGGTGTGGTCGCCTCGATCCTCCCCGAGATCGGTGACGACCTCGGCGTGAGCGCGTCCGCCGCGGCCGGGTCGCTGACGGCCTACCTGCTGCCGTTCGCGCTGCTCATGCTGGTGTCGGGCACGCTGGGCGCCCGGTGGGGTCAGATGCGGACCGTGCGGATCGCGTACGGCGTCTACCTGCTGTCGTCGCTGGCCTGCTTCGCGGCGCCGACGCTGCCGCTCTTCCTCGGCGCCCGTGTGCTCCAGGGATGTTCCAACTCGTTCACGACGCCGCTGCTGCTGGCCGCGCTCGCCGCCTCGACGCCGAAGAAGCACCTCGGCCGGGCGCTGGGGATCTTCGGCGCCTTCCAGGCCGCGGGGCAGTCGAGTGCCCCGCTCGTCGGCGGCCTCGCGGCGGAGGTCGACTGGCGGCTCGCATTCCTCGTCATCGCCCTCGTCGCCGCGGTGCTGGGTCTGGTCGGCGTTCCCGACAGCCCGCCCGCCGAGCCGGGGGCGGCGCGCCCGCGACTGCGGGACGCCCTCACCCCGTCGGTGCTGCGAATCGGGGTGGTCGCACTGCTCGGCTGGGGCGCCCTCGGCGGGCTGAGCTTCCTTGTCGCCTTCCGCGCCGAGGACGTGTTCGGCCTGAGTCCCACTCAGCGCGGCCTGCTGCTCACCGGGTTCGGCGTCGCCGGCATCCTCACCGCGCGCCTCGTCGGCGGGGTCATCGACAAGATCGGGGCCCGGGCCGCCGTGTTGATCGGCGCGTTCGGCGGTGCTGCTCTCGTCGCCGCCGCCGGAACCGTATCGCTCCTCGCGGTCGTCGCCGTGGCGTGGTTCGCGGCCGGAACCGCAGGTCAGTTCATCCTGGTCGGCGTCAACGCCGCCGTCCTCGGGTCGCCGGGCCCGAACCGGGGCGGCGCGGTGTCCGTCGTGCAGGCGTTGCGGTTCACCGGCAACGCGCTCGCGCCGATCACCCTCACCCCGGTGTACGCGGTGTCGCCCGCGGCCGGGTTCCTTCTGCCCGCCCTGCTCCTCGCAGTGCTGGCCCCACTGCTGATGCCCCGCGACCGACCACCTGTCTGA
- a CDS encoding PAC2 family protein: MSSSEFPVTPAGPDDDTPDTADDGATDSAVPVLRDPVLVAAFEGWNDAGDAASGAVEHLELTWDAQPLAELDSEEYYDYQVNRPTVRQVDGVTREIVWPATRLSVCSPPGSDRDVVLLRGIEPNMRWRSFCDDLLELIDQLQINTVVILGALLADTPHTRPVPVTGSAYSSEAAERFKLEQTRYEGPTGITGVLQDACVRAGVPAVSFWAAVPHYVSQPPNPKATVALLQRVEDVLDIEVPLGELPSQADDWQEAVTEMTADDEEIGDYVRSLEERGDAETDISDAISKIDGDALAAEFERYLRRRGPGSFGL; the protein is encoded by the coding sequence GTGAGTTCCAGTGAGTTCCCCGTCACGCCTGCGGGCCCCGACGACGACACCCCCGACACCGCCGACGACGGTGCCACCGACAGCGCCGTGCCCGTACTTCGTGACCCTGTTCTCGTCGCCGCCTTCGAGGGCTGGAACGACGCCGGCGACGCCGCGAGCGGAGCCGTCGAGCACCTCGAACTGACCTGGGACGCCCAGCCGCTGGCCGAGCTGGATTCCGAGGAGTACTACGACTACCAGGTCAATCGCCCCACGGTCCGGCAGGTGGACGGTGTCACCCGGGAGATCGTGTGGCCGGCCACCCGGCTGTCTGTGTGCTCGCCCCCCGGCAGCGACCGCGACGTGGTGCTGCTGCGCGGAATCGAACCGAACATGCGCTGGCGCAGCTTCTGCGACGACCTTCTCGAGCTGATCGATCAACTGCAGATCAACACCGTGGTGATCCTCGGGGCGCTCCTCGCGGACACCCCGCACACGCGGCCGGTCCCGGTGACGGGCAGCGCGTACAGCAGCGAGGCCGCCGAGCGGTTCAAGCTCGAGCAGACCCGCTACGAGGGGCCGACCGGGATCACCGGGGTGCTGCAGGACGCGTGTGTCCGGGCCGGTGTGCCTGCCGTGTCGTTCTGGGCGGCCGTGCCCCATTACGTGTCCCAGCCGCCGAACCCCAAGGCGACCGTGGCACTGCTGCAGCGCGTCGAGGACGTCCTGGACATCGAGGTGCCCCTCGGGGAACTCCCGTCGCAGGCCGACGACTGGCAGGAAGCCGTCACCGAGATGACCGCGGACGACGAGGAGATCGGCGACTACGTCCGCTCCCTCGAGGAGCGCGGCGACGCCGAGACCGACATCTCCGACGCCATCTCGAAGATCGACGGTGACGCGCTCGCGGCCGAGTTCGAACGGTATCTCCGCAGGCGTGGGCCCGGCAGCTTCGGGCTGTGA
- the metH gene encoding methionine synthase, whose product MSAPFHSALLDALNQRVVIGDGAMGTMLQAADLTLDDFLGLEGCNEILNDTRPDVLKEIHRAYFEAGADAVETNTFGCNLPNLADYDISDRIRELAEKGTRLAREVADEMGPGRDGMGRFVLGSMGPGTKLPTLGHAPFAILRDAYAEAAMGMIDGGADAILVETCQDLLQVKAAILGSQRAMEALGSRLPIITHVTVETTGTMLLGSEIGAALTALEPLGIDMIGLNCATGPAEMSEHLRHLSKYSSLPVSVMPNAGLPQLGPNGAEYPLTAEELAEALSGFVTEFGLGLVGGCCGTTPEHIRQVAEAVRLVEKAARNPVHESGTSSLYSAVPFEQDASILMIGERTNSNGSKAFREAMLAEDYQKCLDIAKDQTRDGAHMLDLNVDYVGRDGAADMAALASRFATSSTLPIMLDSTEPAVLQAGLEHLGGRCAVNSVNYEDGDGPDSRFQKIMRLVKEHGAAVVALTIDEEGQARTAEHKVRIAERLLDDITENWGLDESDIIIDALTFPISTGQEEVRRDGIETIEAIRELKKRHPRVHFTLGVSNISFGLNPAARQVLNSVFLHECTEAGLDTAIVHASKILPMARIPDEQRETALDLVYDRRREGYDPLQKLMELFEGVSAASARESRAQELAALPLFERLERRIVDGERNGLDDDLTAAMEEKPPLAIINETLLSGMKTVGELFGSGQMQLPFVLQSAEVMKAAVAYLEPHMEATDEDGKGRIVIATVKGDVHDIGKNLVDIILSNNGYDVVNLGIKQPIATILDAAIEQKADVIGMSGLLVKSTVVMKDNLQELNSKGVAENFPVLLGGAALTRSYVENDLAEVYEGDVSYARDAFEGLHKMDEIMAVKRGGGPDPDSPEAIAAREKAAERKARHERSKRIAEKRKAAETPVEVPERSDVATDIVVPSPPFWGNRIVKGVSLSEYAGLLDERALFLGQWGLRGQRSGDGPTYEELVETEGRPRLRYWLDRLSTEGILAHAAVVYGYFPAVSEGDDVVVLAEPAPDAEEHFRFTFPRQHRDRFLCVADFVRSRTEAKETGQVDVFPMQLVTMGQPIADFANELFAANAYRDYLEVHGIGVQLTESLAEYWHRRVREELVLPGGHNVAEQDPSEVSGFFDLAYRGARYSFGYGACPNLEDRAKMVALLEPERIGVKLSEELQLHPEQSTDAFVLHHPEAKYFNV is encoded by the coding sequence ATGTCTGCGCCATTTCACTCTGCCCTGCTCGATGCGTTGAACCAGCGCGTTGTCATCGGCGACGGAGCCATGGGCACCATGTTGCAGGCCGCGGACCTCACCCTCGACGACTTCCTCGGGCTCGAAGGCTGCAACGAAATCCTCAACGACACCCGCCCTGACGTGCTGAAAGAGATCCACCGCGCGTATTTCGAGGCCGGGGCCGACGCCGTCGAGACCAACACGTTCGGGTGCAACCTCCCCAACCTCGCCGATTACGACATTTCGGACCGTATCCGGGAACTGGCCGAGAAGGGCACCCGGCTGGCGCGTGAGGTCGCCGACGAGATGGGGCCGGGACGCGACGGCATGGGCCGCTTCGTCCTCGGCTCGATGGGCCCCGGAACCAAGCTGCCGACGCTCGGCCACGCGCCGTTCGCGATCCTGCGCGATGCCTACGCGGAGGCCGCGATGGGCATGATCGACGGGGGCGCCGACGCGATCCTCGTCGAGACCTGCCAGGACCTCCTTCAGGTGAAGGCGGCCATCCTGGGCAGTCAGCGGGCGATGGAGGCGCTGGGGTCGCGGCTGCCGATCATCACCCACGTCACGGTCGAGACCACCGGCACGATGCTGCTCGGTAGCGAGATCGGTGCCGCACTGACCGCGCTCGAGCCGCTCGGCATCGACATGATCGGACTCAACTGCGCGACCGGTCCCGCCGAGATGAGCGAACATCTCCGCCACCTGTCCAAGTACAGCTCCCTCCCCGTGTCGGTGATGCCCAACGCCGGACTGCCGCAGCTCGGCCCGAACGGCGCCGAGTACCCGCTCACCGCGGAGGAACTCGCCGAGGCGCTCAGCGGCTTCGTCACCGAGTTCGGTCTCGGTCTGGTCGGCGGCTGCTGCGGCACCACCCCGGAGCACATCCGGCAGGTGGCCGAGGCGGTCCGCCTCGTCGAGAAGGCCGCGCGCAACCCGGTGCACGAGTCGGGGACGTCTTCGCTGTACTCGGCGGTGCCGTTCGAGCAGGACGCCAGCATCCTGATGATCGGCGAGCGCACGAACTCCAACGGCTCCAAGGCATTTCGCGAGGCGATGCTCGCCGAGGACTACCAGAAGTGCCTCGACATCGCGAAGGATCAGACCCGCGACGGCGCCCACATGCTCGACCTCAACGTCGACTACGTCGGACGCGACGGCGCCGCCGACATGGCCGCCCTCGCGAGCCGGTTCGCGACGTCGTCGACACTGCCGATCATGCTCGACTCCACCGAGCCCGCGGTCCTGCAGGCCGGTCTCGAACACCTCGGTGGCCGGTGCGCCGTCAACTCCGTCAACTACGAGGACGGCGACGGACCGGACTCGCGGTTCCAGAAGATCATGCGGCTCGTCAAGGAGCACGGTGCCGCCGTCGTCGCGCTGACCATCGACGAGGAGGGCCAGGCGCGTACCGCCGAGCACAAGGTCCGCATCGCCGAGCGCCTGCTCGACGACATCACCGAGAACTGGGGCCTCGACGAGTCCGACATCATCATCGACGCGCTGACGTTCCCGATCTCCACCGGTCAGGAGGAGGTCCGCCGCGACGGCATCGAGACGATCGAGGCGATCCGCGAACTGAAGAAGCGGCACCCGCGGGTGCACTTCACCCTCGGCGTGTCCAACATCTCGTTCGGTCTCAACCCCGCCGCCCGGCAGGTCCTGAACTCGGTGTTCCTACACGAGTGCACCGAGGCCGGCCTGGACACGGCCATCGTGCACGCGTCGAAGATCCTGCCGATGGCCCGGATCCCCGACGAACAGCGCGAAACGGCCCTCGACCTGGTCTACGACCGCCGGCGCGAGGGCTACGACCCGCTGCAGAAACTGATGGAACTGTTCGAGGGCGTCTCCGCGGCGTCGGCGCGCGAATCCCGCGCCCAGGAACTGGCGGCGCTTCCGCTGTTCGAGCGGCTGGAACGGCGCATCGTCGACGGTGAACGCAACGGCCTCGACGACGACCTCACCGCGGCGATGGAAGAGAAGCCGCCGCTCGCGATCATCAACGAGACCCTGCTGTCCGGCATGAAGACCGTCGGCGAACTGTTCGGGTCCGGGCAGATGCAGTTGCCGTTCGTGCTGCAGTCCGCCGAGGTGATGAAGGCGGCCGTGGCGTACCTCGAACCGCACATGGAGGCCACCGACGAGGACGGCAAGGGCCGCATCGTCATCGCCACCGTGAAGGGCGACGTCCACGACATCGGCAAGAACCTCGTCGACATCATCCTGAGCAACAACGGGTACGACGTGGTGAACCTCGGCATCAAGCAGCCGATCGCGACGATCCTCGACGCGGCGATCGAGCAGAAGGCCGACGTCATCGGCATGTCCGGTCTGCTCGTGAAGTCGACCGTGGTGATGAAGGACAACCTGCAGGAACTCAATTCCAAGGGCGTCGCGGAGAACTTCCCCGTCCTCCTCGGCGGTGCCGCGCTGACCCGCTCGTACGTGGAGAACGACCTGGCCGAGGTGTACGAGGGCGACGTCAGCTACGCGCGTGACGCGTTCGAGGGCCTGCACAAGATGGACGAGATCATGGCCGTCAAGCGCGGCGGCGGACCCGACCCGGACAGCCCGGAAGCGATCGCGGCCCGGGAGAAGGCGGCCGAACGCAAGGCCCGCCACGAGCGGTCCAAGCGGATCGCGGAGAAGCGCAAGGCGGCCGAGACCCCGGTCGAGGTGCCGGAACGGTCCGACGTGGCCACCGACATCGTCGTCCCGAGCCCGCCGTTCTGGGGCAACCGGATCGTGAAGGGTGTCTCGCTGTCCGAGTACGCCGGGCTGCTGGACGAGCGCGCTCTGTTCCTCGGGCAGTGGGGCCTGCGCGGGCAGCGTTCCGGCGACGGTCCCACGTACGAGGAACTGGTGGAGACGGAGGGGCGCCCACGCCTGCGGTACTGGCTCGACCGGCTGAGCACCGAGGGAATCCTCGCGCACGCCGCCGTCGTGTACGGCTACTTCCCCGCGGTGTCCGAGGGCGACGACGTGGTCGTGCTCGCCGAACCGGCGCCCGACGCGGAGGAACACTTCCGGTTCACCTTCCCGCGCCAGCACCGGGACCGGTTCCTGTGCGTCGCCGACTTCGTGAGGTCCCGCACCGAGGCGAAGGAGACCGGTCAGGTCGACGTGTTCCCGATGCAGCTGGTCACCATGGGGCAGCCGATCGCGGACTTCGCGAACGAACTGTTCGCCGCCAACGCCTACCGCGACTACCTCGAGGTGCACGGCATCGGCGTGCAGCTGACGGAATCGCTGGCCGAGTACTGGCATCGACGGGTCCGTGAAGAACTCGTGCTGCCCGGCGGCCACAACGTGGCCGAGCAGGATCCGTCCGAGGTGTCCGGGTTCTTCGACCTCGCCTACCGCGGCGCCCGCTACTCCTTCGGGTACGGCGCCTGCCCCAACCTGGAGGACCGCGCGAAGATGGTCGCTCTCCTCGAACCGGAACGGATCGGTGTGAAGTTGTCGGAGGAACTGCAGTTGCATCCCGAGCAGTCCACGGATGCGTTCGTGCTGCACCACCCCGAGGCGAAGTACTTCAATGTCTGA